GATTGAAAATGCTACTTTGTTGTCTGATGCTGGTCTTTGTGGCCGGAGGCGTTCAGACTGCCGCTGCGCAGTGCGCACAATGTGCTGCCCAGGTAGAAACAAACAAGCAGAATGGCGATAGCATTGCCAACGGATTAAACCATGGTATTATGTACCTGTTGGCTGCACCTTACCTTGCGGTTGCCGTGGTTGGCTTTATCTGGTACAAAAAATATCGCCGTAAAAATGTTGATCTGAACATGCGGAACGAAAAGCTGCATTTAAACTAATATTTGATCAAGCGCCGTTCCATACGGCGCTTTCATTTTTTATATACCTATGGCTCAAACTTCGCAATGGAAAGCAATGTCGCAGGGGCGGTGCCCGCGATGCCGTCGCGGACGCATGTTTATGGGGCCTGCCTATACCATTGGCGGCAATAAGATGCACGAGCACTGCCCGCATTGCGGCTTGACTTTTGAGATTGAGCCAGGCTACTTTTATGCTGCCATGTATGTGAGCTATGCATTCAACGTGGCCGAGGCGGTAGCAATGGCCATTGCTACCTCGGTATTGAGCGGAGGGTCAGATTCCCCGTGGTTGTATCTGGGTGTAATTTTAGTGGGATGTCTTTTGTTAGCGCCATTTAATTACAGATATTCGCGTATAGTGTTATTGTATTGGCTGTCGCCCAAGATACATTACCAACCCTACCTGGATACCGATGATAAAAAGTGAAACGCTTAAATTCTTCACGGCCTTAGCCGAGAATAACCACCGCGACTGGTTCATGGCGCACAAAGACGAGTTTGAAGTTGTCAAAGAAAACATCACCGATTTTGCCGGCGAGGTGATCAAGTCCCTGAGCAAGATAGACCCGCTGGTAGACCCTGCTACCGATCCTAAAAAATGCGTGATGCGCATTTACCGCGATATCCGTTTCAGCAAAGATAAAACCCCATATAAAACCTGGCTGGGCATTCATAAGTTTACCGCTGGTAAGTATACCGGAGGTATTGGCTATTATATCCACATCCAACCCGGGCAATCATTTGCTGGTGGCGGTTACTGGTTGCCCGAGGGCGATCATCTGAAAGCTATCCGTCAGGAAGTAGATTATAATGCCGATGAGCTGAAAGCGATAGTAGACGCGCCCGATTTTAAAAGCATGTTCGGCGAGTTTCGAGATCAGGAGCAACTCAAAGGCGCACCGGCAGGATACCAGACCGATGATGAAAATATAAGCCTGATAAAATTAAAAAGCTTTACCGCCGTTAAGTCAATTACAGATAAAGAGCTTCAGCAGAAGGATTTGATAGATACGATTGCCGCTATCTTTGAAAAAATCTATCCGCTGAACACCTTTTTACAACAAGCAGTTTCAACCACCTGAAAATTCTACAATACATGAAAATTAAGTCCTTATTATTTGTTGTTATTGCGGCCGCCGCCCTGCAATCGTGCGTGGTAATGTCGCCAAAGAAATACAAAGCCCTGGTTGCCCAGCGCGATTCACTGTCAACCCGCACTAACGATCTGGAGGCCGAACGCTCGCGCCTGCAAAGCGATACCGCTCGCCTGCACCGCGAAATGGCCGATCTGCAGAAAAGCTACAACGAGCTTAACGGCAACCTGACCGCCGCCAACAAAAACATAGACGCGCTGAACAATAAATACGATAGCAAAGTAAGTCAGCTATCTGGCGACCTGCAAAAACGTGAGGCCCGCCTGAAAGAGGTAGAAGACGCGCTGCGTAAACGCGATGAAGCTACGAACGCGTTAAGAGATAAACTGCAAAAAGCACTTCTGGGCTTCCAGCAAAGTGGTTTATCGGTTGATATCCGTAACGGTAAAGTGTACGTATCGCTTGCTGATAAGCTGTTATTCCCGTCAGGCAGTATTGTGATTGACGAGAAGGGCAAGCAGGCGTTGAAGCAGTTGGCTATTGTGCTGAACAAAGAAACCGAAATTAACATAGCTGTTGAAGGCCATACCGATAACAAAAAGGTAATTAACCTGGGCCAGATCAAAGATAACTGGGACCTGAGCGTACTGCGCGCTACATCAGTAACCCGTTATTTGACCGAGACTGAGAAAGTATCGCCAGAGCGCCTGACTGCTACCGGTAAAAGCCAGTACCAGCCGATTGACCCGGGTACCGCCCCAGAAGCGCTGGCCAAAAACCGCCGCATTGAAATTGTGCTGAGTCCGAAACTGGATGAGCTGTACAATTTGATAACAAAGTAATACCCCTCCCGGCCTCCCTCCCAAGGAGTCCTTCGGACCGAAGGGGAGGAGTTAATGAGCAATCAAAAGCGTAAGGTGTCATCCTGAGCTTGTCGAAGGGTGCTGGCGGGCCTATCCGGCGGACATAAATGTTTGAAAGGCCGTCGCGCGTGTTTCGACACGCTCAACATGACAACCCTTCCCACATCAATCAGGGCTCGGGGGACAACGGATAATTTTTAGAAAGGCACAACAATTTGTGCCTTTTTTGTTTAACGATATAGTATAATGAATAACAGTTCCTCCCCTTCGGGGAGGTTAGGAGGGGTAATGAAACCATACGCCATCATATCAGACATTCACGGAAACTCACGCGCATTGGAAGCAGTACTGGAAGACATTCAGCAACGCGGCATCAACGCCATTATTAACCTGGGCGATTTCTTTTTTGGTGCTTTAGAGCCAGAGAAGGTTGCGGCCCAATTGCGCGAGCACCCGATGCTGTGCATTACCGGCAATACCGATAGGGAAATATTGGAAGCAGTTGCAGATCCATCGGCCAAGCGCAAGCCGGGGATGGATAGGGTGGTGGCCGACCTATCTGAAGGTAGTTTAGAGTGGATGCGTTCGCTCCCTCAAACCACAACCGCCGACGGCGTTTTCTTTGTGTGTCATGGTACACCCGAAAGCGATAACGAATACTTGCTGGAGAAGGTGACACCCAACGGTGTTTTTGTTTATAATGATGAAGATCTGATAGCTAAAACGGCCAACAT
This region of Mucilaginibacter yixingensis genomic DNA includes:
- a CDS encoding DUF983 domain-containing protein, coding for MAQTSQWKAMSQGRCPRCRRGRMFMGPAYTIGGNKMHEHCPHCGLTFEIEPGYFYAAMYVSYAFNVAEAVAMAIATSVLSGGSDSPWLYLGVILVGCLLLAPFNYRYSRIVLLYWLSPKIHYQPYLDTDDKK
- a CDS encoding DUF2461 domain-containing protein, translated to MIKSETLKFFTALAENNHRDWFMAHKDEFEVVKENITDFAGEVIKSLSKIDPLVDPATDPKKCVMRIYRDIRFSKDKTPYKTWLGIHKFTAGKYTGGIGYYIHIQPGQSFAGGGYWLPEGDHLKAIRQEVDYNADELKAIVDAPDFKSMFGEFRDQEQLKGAPAGYQTDDENISLIKLKSFTAVKSITDKELQQKDLIDTIAAIFEKIYPLNTFLQQAVSTT
- a CDS encoding OmpA family protein yields the protein MKIKSLLFVVIAAAALQSCVVMSPKKYKALVAQRDSLSTRTNDLEAERSRLQSDTARLHREMADLQKSYNELNGNLTAANKNIDALNNKYDSKVSQLSGDLQKREARLKEVEDALRKRDEATNALRDKLQKALLGFQQSGLSVDIRNGKVYVSLADKLLFPSGSIVIDEKGKQALKQLAIVLNKETEINIAVEGHTDNKKVINLGQIKDNWDLSVLRATSVTRYLTETEKVSPERLTATGKSQYQPIDPGTAPEALAKNRRIEIVLSPKLDELYNLITK
- a CDS encoding metallophosphoesterase, which produces MNNSSSPSGRLGGVMKPYAIISDIHGNSRALEAVLEDIQQRGINAIINLGDFFFGALEPEKVAAQLREHPMLCITGNTDREILEAVADPSAKRKPGMDRVVADLSEGSLEWMRSLPQTTTADGVFFVCHGTPESDNEYLLEKVTPNGVFVYNDEDLIAKTANIKEQVILCGHSHVNRVIWLSNGKIILNPGSVGLPAYLGTGKHRFAMESNSPHAKYAIVTVGDEGEINIEQVLCTYDWDAASEAAKANGNTDAARFLLYGRMPKDLRVD